The Oncorhynchus masou masou isolate Uvic2021 chromosome 4, UVic_Omas_1.1, whole genome shotgun sequence DNA segment AATAGCAAATCTCACTCCAAACTTTCTTCAAAAGTTGGCAGCCCTGTAATGAGTAGGACTCTGTGTTTTCACCTGCAAAAGTGATTGCTTTGATAAAAATGCTTCATCTGCCTTTTATGGAAAAGCAATGTATATTTCTGAACGATAGACCATGCAGCCCTGTTGACAACATGACCGGAGCAGCTCGGATTACAGTTCGATTTGAGAAGAGCACTCCTCCTTCACTACTTTTCCCCGTTCACCTCACAGGCCATAGACCGGTGCACCTCGGTTCAGCTTAATCCTTAATCGAACACTGCTATTGCAAAGAGTGCTCCGTAAACCACACCCCAGTGGGCAGAGCGAGGCATGTTGCTTGTGAACTGGGACACATGTTATTACTGAGATAGGCCTCTTATTTGAATGGTTCTGTGTAGTTCATCTAATATATTTCAGACCATGTGTTTTGCAGTTAATTTTGTCTATGACTTAATAAGTCAAATATCTTTGAGTAGCAAACagggaaacaagtcccagacacTTCTCAATAGAAACTGTTCTGCCTAAGGGGGGCGCTGTTTACCTGAATTCTTTGGATTATCTAGTGACCACCATTCCTCCTGAATAAATTTAGCTTGTTCACAAGAGACCTGATATTAAATTCACATTATTGTAATTGACCCTTGTCATAGACACACTTTGTACTTTTCACAACAAAAAAAGACTGCCATTGTGAATTcattgtacagtggggcaaaaaagtatttagtcaaccaccaattgtgcaagttctcccacttaaaaagatgagaggcctgtaattttcatcataggtacatttcaactatgacagacaaaatgagagagaaaaaatctagaatatcacattgtaggatttttaatgcatttatttgcaaattatggtggaaaataagtatttggtcaactacaaacaagcaagatttctggctctcacagacctgtaacttcttctttaagaggctcctttgtcctccactcacactgttacctgtattaatggcacctgtttgaacttgttatcagtataaaagacacctgtccacaacctcaaacagtcacactccaaactccacagtTGACTTGTAGTATTTTTGATACTGTAAGTATTTATTTTATTGACAAGTTGTGTTGAACACAGGGTGTACATGTGTCCACTGTCCAAAGTCTCTCACTCACTGCCTCATCAGCTGGGAGCTAATGCATCTTCAACTACCAGCACCTAAGGAATTAGTCCCCTAGGTTAACCCCAACAAAGGCTAAATACTAGGCCTACATGGCAACAAAAACACTTCCAATTGTTACATGACTGTTCAGAATCTGTAGAATATAAAGATCCACTGGGCTGAATTGTGCCATCCAATTATTGGCAATTTATTAATTATAAACATCCATCACATAAGCGCACAAAGGTTACGATAGACAAGGTTCTAATGATTCTGCATTGCTTTTCAATGGAATTGACCTCAACCCTAGTAGTAATAATTTATTGATCCAACTAGGATGATTGTGTATTAAGGATGCCATGCATTTCAATAAGGATAGAGCAGTTCTCCTAGGTGGCGCagtggtataaggcactgcatcgcagcactagctgtgccaccagagactctgggttcacgcccatCTCACTAGTGTCATCCGGTTTaaggagggtttggctggtagggatatccttgtctcatcgcgcactatgGCGGGCTGGTGTTTCCGCTAAccaaggtgtttcctccgacacattggtgtggttggatgcgcgctgtgttaagaagcaatgtggcttggttgggttgtgtttcggaggatgcatggttttcgaccttcgtctctcccgaggcccgtacgggagttgtagcgatgagacaagatagtaattactaacaattggatagcatgaaaaagggggtaaaatttatttttaaaaaataaGTCTGTTTTCTGGTCAGTATTAAATCACGGTCATATGGGACCAGCAGGCTCAGACAATATCCATAGCTAGAAAAGAGGGGTTAGTGATGGCTTTTTCAACATACTTATTAGGTCATAGATAAAATTGACTGCAATGTACTTGACTCAGATATATTAGCATAACTACACAGAACCACCATTGTAAAATTAGATTCTATCTCCGTATGATATCCCCTTACTAAAATGTGTCCAAGTGCACGAACAACATGCCTAGCTCCGCCCTCTGGGGTGTGGCTTACAGAGCGTTCTTTGCAATCTGCACTCGTAACTTGTACCAGGGTCTCGAGTTAAATCACCACACAGACTGGGATCAGAAATCGGCTCTGGCATTTTTAACACACCAGCCCCCATTGAGGCTCCCACAACGGCCAATTTTTTTCCCCCCTCTACACCGGCGTTCTTTGTTTGTGGTGAATCTTAACCTGAAGACGGACACTGTTGCAAAGCACATTGAGTGCAGGGATTCATTCATACCAGAACTCGGGATATTTTGTAGGGTACAAATAAACTACAAACTGTTAACTATCATCAGTGGATAGCCAGTTTTAAAGCACTGGAACTAACCCCTTTCTCCATTCTTAACAGAACAACTTTCCGGCGTCACATTTTACCTCACCTCTCAAGATGACAACTCCTCAGTATGACCTGTCAAACACGCTCCCTCCCCACACACTGACCCGGCTGGCACGGGAGTGGCTGGCAGAGGACACACCAAACTTTGACCCTGCAGGGCTGTGTGTGGGATCACATGAGGTCGAGGCTAGGTTGTTGTGCAAAACGCCGTGCAGCGTGCTGGCGGGCAGGCCTTTCTTCACTGCGGTCTTCACTGAGCTCAGCTGCACTGTGGAATGGGCACACAAAGAGGGAGCACAGCTGGGTAAGAGACCAACTTATGAGCCTGGTCAAAAAACATGCGGTAGGTTTTCGAGAATACAGAGATGCCTCACAAACGTGATGACAATACACCTCAACTCTGATCACACTGCCAAATTCATTTGTAGAAGGTATTGGAGAAACAAGCTTTGAGTTTGGCATTCACAAAATTCCATTGGAATAGATTCCAACTGATTACAATCTAATCATGATGTTTGTAATTTTAGGTAAACTCTACTTTGACCTCACCTCCACCAGGTCCGGATGCAGTGGCCCAGACTGCTGTGGTCAGAGGCCCAGCAAGGTGCGTCCTCCTCGGGGAGAGACCGGCCCTCAACTGCCTGGCCCGGGCCTCGGGGATAGCCACCCGCTGCTCCCAGCTACAGAGCGTCGCCAGGGAGGCAGGCTGGCATGGCCATGTGGCTGGCACGCGTAAAACTACCCCTGGCTTCCGGCTGGTGGAGAAGTATGCCATGCTGGTGGGCGGCGTGTCCATGCACAGACAGGACCTGAGTGGGATGGTGATGCTGAAAGACAATCATATATGGGCATCAGGGAGCATCACACAGGTAGGCAGGGGTGGATGTCTCAAACTGTACATTTGACATCAACTTATACTAGGATGCGGTTGTCGATTCCTCTGTCATCCTTTTACAAGTGCATGAAAATCAGAGTGAAAGAATACATGTAAGTCTTTCATATTCCAAGATGTACCATTAGATCTGGCATTTTTCTAATATGAGAGCGGAAGTTTTCCCCTCTGCATTTTGAATAGAGATTCATTTTGGCAATTCTGATAGAGAACTGATTTGATGTAATACCTACCTGTGCGTCTTCCAGGCGGTGAAGGACGCCCGCTCGGTGTGTGGCTTCAGCAGTAAGATCGAGGTGGAGTGCGGCAGCCGGGAGGAGGGCAGTGAGGCGGCCACGGCAGGAGCCGACATCGTCATGCTGGACAACTTTAAGCCACAGGTGAGACTGATGAAGGACGTCCCAAAGACATGAGGGAAGTAATTGTAGAAGAGGTAGATGCGTACTGGAGGGCTTGCGATAAAGCAGAAGACATATTTTCCGTTGGACATTCATGGACATTGGACTATCAATTAAGTAATATTCTTCTTTCTCCTGTATGTCAGTGCTGTGCATTTCATTCAATCTCTTCTTTCCTACACGGTCTCTTCCCGCACTCGTCCCTTCCGGCCTCTATTCCTCttctgtcctttcctctctcagGAACTCCATGCGGCAGCCCAGCTTCTGAAGGAGGAGTTCCCGTCTGTGCTAATCGAGGCCAGTGGAGGGGTGACCCCAGACAACCTGCCCCAGTATCTCTCCCCCCATGTGGACATCATCTCTCTGGGCTGCATAACACAGGGCTGCCCCGTGGTAGACTTCTCCCTCAAGGTTCAAAAGCCTGTTGCCTTTCCAATAATTTTCGAATCACAGTAACTGTGGCAATTCAGGATTTTTGTTAATAATGTGAAAATAAAAAGCAATGGGCAATTTCCTCACTTTTGATCCTGGAGATGatcaagagaagaaaaaaagtCCAGAAATGTTACATGAGATTTAAAACTGACATTCAGAGATGGTGACTGTATAATTTCTATGATGCGTACAACTAATTTAGAAATCATTATTAAAACTGTGAAGTAAGACTGTTCCCTCAGTTTCTTTTGTCCCAAAGTGATCATTATCTATTATATGGAATATACTTTAGAATCCCAAATCTTTATGATCCACTGGAAGAAAAGATTACAAATTAGTAACTAAGTCCCTATACTATTAAATGGATTAAAACACACTGCACTTCTTCCACTAAAAGTACCTTCACCTGTTAAATGAATAAACCAGttatcagtattcaaaacacttaAGTTAAACATGCATAAAATGGCCATCTTTGAATTTACAttatataggcctaataatgcCATGCCCAAACCGCGTCTGCATGCTCCATCGTGAGCAAaatgattttgtccccccacgcAAAACGTGATCACGAcaagcaggttgaaatatcaaaacaaacacagaaccaattatattaatttggggacaggtcgaaaagcattaaacatttttgGCAATATAGGTAGCTAGCTTGCTATTGCTAATTAATATGTCttgggttgttattttatctgaaatgcacaaggacctctactctgacaattaatccacaacggtcaaccgaatcgtttctagtcatttCTCCTTCCAGGCTTCTTTTTCTGCTTTACACTTTATATGGCAATTGACATCTAACTTTCATAATAAGGTATATTACCAactgacctcagttcatctttcagtTATATGCATTTAtacaccaatgaggagatgggagaggtaggACTTGCATCGCGTTCAGCGTCACAAATAAAAATGAACTGACTAGCGGAGCGTTGAAAAATACATCTAGAAATCtaaattattcaattattgcacccacactgcttgcgCGCGCCAACGAGCATCTGCGTTGCCACGGGCTAACGCTTCGAACACACAGACTGTCATTGCATCACTGCTGCATAACATTTTGCGCAGCTaggcaactatactgatgcaggtatcTTTTGCAGATGGTCGCATGCGGTTGGACACATGGAGTAGAGAATAATTTTCGCAGTATCCTCAAAACCGTGTCTTTTTGACACAACTGCTGACAGCTACAGGGacataaacacacaaaaaaaaaatgctGCTTGGAGACAAGTGTCCACGATAGTAGGATTGTCAGTTTAGTAGTGAGCTTGTGCTAGATGtggctagttaacattagcttgcttgctaacctagccaatgaggtgtgtgtgtgtgaaataaatAGTCATGTAAATTATGCTAGTTTACTACCCCTGATAACTTTACCAAATAATCATGTTTgaaggagtgtgagtgtgtatgtcagATACTCTAGTAATATAaatggtagatactactgtacccctgataatttggtcagataacCGTGTCTGTGTATACAGTGTATACAGTAGATGacactggggcggcagtgtagcctagtggttagagcattggacaagtaacctaaggttgcaagttcaaatctccgagctgacaaggtacaaaatctgtcgttctgcccctgaacaggcagttaatccactgttcctaggccgtcattgaaaataagaataagaatttgttcttaactgacttgcctagtaaaataaaggaaaaataaaaaccATGTTCATGATAGCTATCTAATAACTATAGTTATGCTAGGTGATGGTATGGCTTATCATGTTCATGTCTATGTAGAAGAAGACTgtaggaggaagtggagaggactCTGGAcatgtatcagagagagagaagggcagagaaagagaagaagaggtcTGGGTCAGCAGCTTCAGGCCAGCAGCCTTGGCGCTTCTGCTACATTCTTTCTTTTCTGGATCCATTTATTGTACCTATGGCAACGAGTGGCAATTTTACAGCCAGACCCTCTATTACGTCATTCACAAGTGTTGTCGCCACCGGTGCATC contains these protein-coding regions:
- the LOC135523072 gene encoding nicotinate-nucleotide pyrophosphorylase [carboxylating]-like isoform X2 — encoded protein: MTTPQYDLSNTLPPHTLTRLAREWLAEDTPNFDPAGLCVGSHEVEARLLCKTPCSVLAGRPFFTAVFTELSCTVEWAHKEGAQLGPDAVAQTAVVRGPARCVLLGERPALNCLARASGIATRCSQLQSVAREAGWHGHVAGTRKTTPGFRLVEKYAMLVGGVSMHRQDLSGMVMLKDNHIWASGSITQAVKDARSVCGFSSKIEVECGSREEGSEAATAGADIVMLDNFKPQELHAAAQLLKEEFPSVLIEASGGVTPDNLPQYLSPHVDIISLGCITQGCPVVDFSLKVQKPVAFPIIFESQ
- the LOC135523072 gene encoding nicotinate-nucleotide pyrophosphorylase [carboxylating]-like isoform X1; translation: MKSIQLNFRRQCQQDPGEAGSESVSDLVGIDFAEPPATQDEVSASSSLNTGVAPASPTTAGGKQYKYNAQWEKAFPWLHFEGNVMFCKYCKAEPQLAGKLSSFVVGNPHLKKDTVKKHNASKKHIECRDIHIIKSTNEYPVTVQSALRRQNNFPASHFTSPLKMTTPQYDLSNTLPPHTLTRLAREWLAEDTPNFDPAGLCVGSHEVEARLLCKTPCSVLAGRPFFTAVFTELSCTVEWAHKEGAQLGPDAVAQTAVVRGPARCVLLGERPALNCLARASGIATRCSQLQSVAREAGWHGHVAGTRKTTPGFRLVEKYAMLVGGVSMHRQDLSGMVMLKDNHIWASGSITQAVKDARSVCGFSSKIEVECGSREEGSEAATAGADIVMLDNFKPQELHAAAQLLKEEFPSVLIEASGGVTPDNLPQYLSPHVDIISLGCITQGCPVVDFSLKVQKPVAFPIIFESQ